The following DNA comes from Meiothermus sp..
CCCTGGAGGCTTACTACAAGGTGGCCCGCCATGGCGAGGTGGTTTCCTTAGCTAGTGAGACCCTGCGGTGGGCTCCCGACCATGAGGAGTCGTACTACTGGCGCGGCAAAGCCCGGGCTGCGCTGGGACAGCGTAATCTAGCCCTGGCTGACTTCCGGGCAGCCCTGCGCTATAGACCCGGCTATGCCGAAGCCCGGGCTGCGCTGCGGGAATTGCAGGCGAAAGCCGCACGCTAGGCTCAAAACTGGATCGTGCCAGTCCCCTCGCCGAAGCGGCGGGGTATCATGCCGATGATCCAGTCGGTAGCAGCCACGTAGGTCCAGGGCGACCCCTACGATCACCGCGATCCCGGAGAGGCCAATTAGCGTTGCTGCGGTCAAGATGAGGGTTTCATACCCGATTCGGTTAGTTCGTCACCGTTCGGTGACGAACTGACCCGACCGAAGTTATCCGCGTGGCGGAGGGCGGTAGCGCCCCTCGGGAGGGATACGCTTGCTTCGCCGACCGTCAGGGAGGGGTATGCTCTGGGACCCGAAAAGATAGCCTCCGGGGCTCTTCGGTTTGGAAGATTATCTTTTTGAATCCGGTATCGTATAGGCTCCAAGGGCAGCTAAGGTCGTGGATCAGAGCAACCGTTCCAACCGAAAGGGGAACTGATGCCTGAACGCCTCGGCCATGGTGGCCCCGGCATGGCTCAGCAGTCCGTGATAGAGCGCCGACGACTTGTCCATTTCGCGATGCAGCGAGCGCCCCAGCTCGAGGTCGGACAGGTGGGCATATCCAGGAACAATGGTCTCCAGTGACTCTGGGTTAAGCCTGCTGCGCAGCACCTGTGCAGTGAAGGCCATCTGCCCCTCGAGCACCCCCAGGGCCTGTTGCTTGAGGGCAAAGGTGGATCCGATCTCGACCACACAGTTGGGGTTGTGCGGCGACATGTAGTAGAGGTCGCGGATCAGGTGGCGCTCAAACCCGCCACACTCCTCGATGCGCCAGTCCCGTCCGGCCAACGAGGCCGCCTCGAGATACAAGAGCATGAGCAGTCTGCGGTCGGGGTCGAGGTCGGCATAGGAATGCTCGGGGTCTTGCGTGATCAGGATGTCCGGGCGGGTCTCCCGGATCAGTCGCACCAGCTTGATTTTGGAGGGGGTGTCGAGCTGGGTCTCGCCGACCTGAAACTCCAGGAACCGCACCGACCGTACCCCCAAGATCTTCGCGGCTTGCTCGATCTGGGGGCGGGTCTGCGGCCTGGACAGCACCACGGCAGCGTGTACGGCATCGCCCCCCTGGGCGTGCAGGGCCAGCGTACCACCCACTTCCACGATCTCCAGGCCATAGGTCGCCAACATCAGAATGCTTTTGGGCATACGATCAACCTTTGCGCAAGCGCGGGAACAGATAGCCTTCCAAAGCGCGGCCGGTAAGGGCGAAACCCAGCACCGCTAACGTGATCATCACCCCCGGGGGCACCACCCACCAGGGCCACGAACCGTTGAGAAAAGCCCCGCGAATCTGGGCGTAATAGAGGATGGAACCCCAGCTCTTGCGCACCGGGTCACCCAAGCCCAAGAAGGAGAGTGAGGCTTCGATCAGGATGCTGCCGGATGCCACCAGAATGAACTGCGAGACTGCGATGGGCAGCACCCCGGGCAGGATGTGGCGGAAGAGGATGTGGAAGTCGCTAGCCCCCAGGGCCCTGGCCCCTTCGACGTAGGTCGCCCCGCGCAAGGCCAGCACCCCGGAACGGATCACTCGAGCGGGTCGCGCCCAGATGACCAGCATGATGGCGGCAATCAGGTTGCCGGTGCTTGGTCCTAGATAGGCGGCCACCACGATCATCAGCGGGATGAAGGGCAGCACCAGCATCACGTCCACCAGGCGCATCAGCGCCCCGTCCAGCCAGCCACCGCTGTAGCCCGCTACCAGACCCACCAACGTACCGATCAAGATGGCGCCTGCCGCAGCGCTAAAGCCGATCAGGAGCGAAACCCGCGTACCCACGATTAGCTCGGAGAGAATGTCCTGACCCACGTCGTTGGTGCCCAGCAGATGGGCGCTCGAGGGTTGCTCAAAGGGTTTGCCGCTGGGCAGGGTGGGGTCATAGGGGGCGATCAGCGGGCCGAACAGGGCTAAAAACAACATCAAGGTCAGCAAGCCCAGGCCCGTAACGCCGACAGGGCTAGCCAGAAGCATCTTCGAAAGCTCGCGCCAGCGTCTTGATCGGGCCGAAGCAACAGCAGAGCTAACCATGTGAACCCCGTACCCTGGGGTCAACCAGGGGATAGAGCAAGTCTGCCAGCAGGTTGAAAAGCAACACCGAAAGCGTCACCAGGAAAAAGGCCCCCTGCAGCAAGGGGTAATCGCGGTTGGTGGCCGACTCAAACAGCAGCCGCCCCACCCCTGGATAGGAGAACACCGTCTCGATTACTGCGGCCCCGCCCACCAGCGTTCCCAGGTTGAGCATGAACACCGTGAACACCGGGAGGATGGCGTTGCGCAGGGCGTGCTTGTAAAGCACCTGGCGCTCGGCCATTCCCTTGGCCCGGGCGGTGCGGATGTAGTCCTCTCCCAGCACGGCGAGCATCGCGTAGCGCATCACCAGGTAGGTGCCGGAGAGGCTGGCGATGGTGAGGGTGGTGGCGGGCAATACCAGGTGACGCGTCACGTCTACCACCGCCGACCAGCCCTGGTAGTTGGCCCACGCAGTTCTGGCCCCGAAAACCGGGAAGATCTGTAGCTGCACGGCGAAGATCGCCACCAGCATCATCCCCAGCCAGAAGGTGGGCACCGCGTCAAGGGCGATCGAGCCGGCCAGGGTGGTGTTGTCCAGCATCCCCCCACGCCGCCAGGCGGCCAGGGCCCCTACGATGACGCCGAAGAGCGAGGAGAGGAGCAGGGCGGTTGCAGTGAGCAGAAGAGTCCAGGGTAGGCGCTCGAGCAGGATCGAGCGCACCGGACGATTTTCCTGGTAGCTGTAGCCGAGATCGCCACGGGCCAACTGGCCCAGGTAGCGCAAGAACTGCACCAGCAGCGGCTGGTCCAAGCCCGCGCGCTGGAGGATGGCCTGGCGCTGCTCGGGGCTCAGCGTGGCCACCTCATCACCAGCGAGGAACTGCAACGGGCTGCCCGGCATAGCCCGGGGCAGGAAGAAGTTCACCGTCACTGCGACCAGCAGCACCAGGAGGTATTGGCCCAGGCGATTGAGCATCGACTGCCCTTTACTGCCCTTGCAAGAAGGAGCGCTTGTTGATGATGCCCTGGCCCTTCTGGAACTTCCATCCGTCATAGGCCTCGGGCCGGTAGGCGTAGACCCCGTCGGCATACCACAAGGTGATAAAGGGTAGATCGCGCGCGATGATGGTCTGAACCTGTGTCGCGAGCTGCTTGCGCTGGTCGAAGTCCACGGTGGTGACCATGCGCTCCGTGAGGCTGTCCACCGTAGGGTTCTTGTAACCGCCGATGTTGAGCGTCCCGGCAGCAGGGTTGGAGTTAAACAGCCCGCGCAGGTTGAGCTGCGAGGTCACCGGGGCGGACCATCCCCACATGGCCAACTCGAAGTTGCGGCCTTTGGCCACGTCGAAGTCCGGCCAAACTGCCTGTTGCACCGTGGTGGGGTCGAGCGAGCGTACGTTGAAGACGATGCCTGCGGGCCGAACCTGCTGGGCGATCAGCTCCGCGGCACGGATGCGCAAAGGGTTGTTGGACTGCACCAGAAGCGTGAACTCCAGCCGCTTGCCGTCCTTGCCCACGCGTACACCCCCCGCGCCGGCCCGGTAGCCCAGCGAGTCCAGCACCTTCCCGGCCTCGGCTACGCTCAGGCGCTTGTACTCACGGGTGGCCGCACTGTAGAAGGGCGACTGCGGGTGCACGAAGCCGGCGTTGCCGGGAGTGCCGTAGCCGAGCAGCAACGTCTCGACCAAGCCCTTGGTGTCGATCAAGCCGGCCACCGCCTGGCGGAAGCGGACTTCGTTGAACGGCGGGATCGTGGTGTTGAACTGCAGCAGGGTGCTGGCATACCCTGGCCCCCGCACCACCTTGAGCCGTGGGTTATTGGAGAACTGGCCGATCAGTTCGGGCAACACCTCGCGGCTGGTCGCGCTGATCTGCCCGGCCTGTAGGGCCTGGAAGGTCGAGGTGGCGTCTTTGATGATGCTCAACACCACCTCGTCCGCACCGGGTTTGCCGCCAAAGTAGCTGGGATTCTCCACCAGCCGGTACGACTGGTCCGGGCGGTGCTCCACCAGCTTGAAGGGGCCGCTGCCCGTGGCGTTCTTGAAAGCCCTGGGGTCGGTGACGTTCTGCCAGAGGTGCTGGGGCAGGATGGGCACGTCGGCCAGCGTGACCTGCTGGAAGTTGGCCTCGGGCCGGGGAAGGGTGATGACTACTGTGCGTTCATCCGGCGTGCGGATGTCGGAGATGCCGCGCACCGCGGTAGCGAAACGTCCGATCAGGGGGTACTTCTTGTAGTACTCGTAGGAGAACTTCACGTCGGCGCTGGTCAGGGGTTTGCCGTCATGCCACACAGCGCCCTCGCGGAGCTTGATGGTCCACTGCCGGCCCCCGTTCGTGCTGGTGACGCTCTCCGCCAGCCAAGGGCGGGGCACGTCGCCTAGGTCGTTGAGCATCAGGGTGTCGAACACCAGGGACAGCATGTTGTAACCGGGGTAGCCGGTCACGTACGTGTAGGGAGTTAGCTCTCCCTCATCCTGGGGTATGGCGAGAATGATGCGCTGGCCAGTGTGACCGGCCAGTGCGGCACCTGTCAGCAGCGCGAAGGACACAGCCAGGACTAACGACAGCACGTTGAATCGCTTCATTTCCCCTCCCGTACACAGCCGCAATCCCCACCCTCAGAATAAGCCGAGCGTTGAGCGAAGTGGGCGAGGTTGCGTGGTGTTAATGGGAGAACGATGGCATTGAATTGTTAAGCTAATGTAAAGCCGCCCACGGAGGAGTCAGGAAACCGCTTCCCGGCGAGGGCAGGACGCGCATCAGGGCGGTGAGCCGGGCATTGCCCCGCCGTTAGGTGACCCCACGCTCCGCAGACCCGGCCCCGCTCCTACCCGCCACACCGGCGGGTCTTTCGGGCGACGGTGGTTCGCCAAAACCACCGTCGCCGCCGGCCTACAGCTCGAGCGGTTTATATATTTGTCTATCCGGATAAAAGGATATAATCAACGGCATGGAGCGCCACGGCGTTTCGTACCCACCCCCCCAGCAAGACTTCGAGCGAGTCCTGAGGACATTCCAGGCCCTGGCTGAGACCGCCCGCCTGCGCATCGCCCTGGGCATGATCGAGGGGGAGCAGAGCGTGGGTTGCCTGGTCGAGCGCCTCGACCTGCCCCAGAGCACCGTCTCGAGGCACCTCGCGGCGCTACGGGCGGCTGAGGTGGCGACGGCCCGCCGCGAGGGGACCAAGGTGTTCTACCGCCTCAAGAGCCACATCGCCGACCTGCTGACCCAGGCCTTCGCCCACGCCGAGCACCAGCGGCTGGGGCTTCCCGAACACGGGGCTTCGCGGTGAAGGTCCTCCTCCCCTTCCGGAGTCTGCGCAACCCGCTTTTCGCCCGGCTCTACGCCGCGCAGACTACCAGCCTGTTGGGCGACGCCTTTACCTGGGTGGGTCTGGCTCTGCTGGCCTTTGAGGTGGGTGGGGCACGGTCGGCGGCGATTCTGGCCGGGGCGCTCACGCTGCGGGTTACGGCCTTCGTGGCTCTCTCGCCGCTGGCGGGAGCCTTGGCCGACCGGATGGACCGCAAGACCCTGATGGTCGCTGCCGACCTGGGGCGAATGGTGGTCATCGGGCTGATGCCCCTGGTAAGTGAGGTCTGGCAGGTCTACGTGCTGATGTTTGCCCTTAACGCGCTCACCGCCTTTTTCACCCCCGCGTATCAGGCAGCCCTGCCTCAGGTGACGCGGCAGAAGGACTACGCTCAGGCCATCGCGCTTTCTGGAGCGACCTACGAGGTGCTGGGGGTGCTCGGCCCCGGGGTGGCGGGTGCGATCGCCGGGCTGATCGGGGCACGGAACATTTTCTTCTTGGACGCGGGGACCTTTTTGATCTCGGCCCTGCTCATCTTGACCCTGCCGGTGAGGCTGCGGGTGGATCGGTCGTCGGACACGGCACAGGCCACCACGTTACGCGACGTTCAGGACGGAACACTGCGGTTATGGCAGGACGCCCCGATGCGCTACGCGCTGCTGCTGGAGTTGGTCGCGGCGGTATCGGGTGCGCTGATTTTGGTGGGCACGGTAGGGCTGGTGCGGGGGCAGCTCGAGCTGGGCGACCTCGAGTACGGCTGGGGGATGGCGGCCTTCGGGGTCGGGGCCACGCTGGCGGCCCTGGCGGTGGGCGCCCTGGAGGGGCGCCTGCCCCGCACCACCTTCGTGCTGCTGGGGGCGCTGGTCTCCACACTGGCGGTGCTGCCCGCCAATTTCGTTCCGTTCATCCCTTTGCTGCTCCTGTGGATCCTTGCCGGGGCGGGCCAGAACTGGGTTAACCTGCCTACTCAAACACTCATCGCCGACCGCACCCCTGAAGCGTTCCAGGGGCGGGTCTACGGGGCACACTTCGCCTGGAGCCACCTGTGGTGGGCGTTGACTTACCCCCTGGCCGGCTGGCTGGGGAGCCGCTTCGCCGAGCAGTCCTTCTTATACGGCGGTTTCGTGGCCGTAGTTCTGCTCGCCGGAGTGATGCTCCAGCCCAGGCTCAGGAACCGGGCGACGCCGGGGTGAGTCGGCAAAACGTCCCCGCCCGGCTCTGCCCCTCTAGGGCAGTCGCCGCCGCAAGGGCGAGCCCTCGGGGCGACCGAGCGCCCCGAACGGGAGCGGGGCGGGAGGCCGGTGATGGGATTAAATCCCTTCGGCGGCCAGGAGGGTTGACCCGTTGGGCCTATGGGCTCTTGGCCAGTTTGCCCAATACCCGCCTCGAGAAACGGTCGGTGGCTCCCTCCCAGTTGCCTTCGAGGGCCTCCAGGGCTTTGCGGCTTTTGCCCGTGCGGAGCGACTCCACGATGACTTGATGTTCTTTTACGGACTCCATCGCGTCCTTGGAGTCGAAGTGGGCCAGCTCGAAGCGGCGTAATTTAACCTTCAAATCCGCCAAGAGCTGTGCCAACTCGCGGTTGCCCGAGCGCTCGATCCAGACCTGGTGGAAGGCGTTGTCCGCCGCCAGCGCCGCCTTGGCGTCGTGGCGTTCGATGGCCTGAGCCAGACGGGCGTTGGCCGCTTCCAGGGTCAGGAAATCGGCCTCGGTCAGCTTGAACTGAGCCAGCTCCAGGGCGTAGACCTCCAGGCGCTGCACGATGCCGTACAACTCATCGGCCTGCTCGGGGTCGAGCCGCGCTACCCGGGTCCACTTGTGCGAGGCGGTCTCGATCAGGCCCTCGTCCTCGAGCCGGCGTAGCGCCTCGCGAACCGGGGTACGGCTGACCTCGAGCGCTTCCGCCAGTTCGACATCCTTGATGACCTCACCCGGCCTGAGTGTGCCGTCGATGATCCAATCCCGCAGCTGTTTGTACACCTGTTCCCGGGCCAGCTCCCGCTTGACCTTACGAACCTGTGATGGCAGTGGCACACGTGAAGTATACCTCAACCCTTGACTTGTAGTATCAAATATGCAATATATTACTGTGTCGCCAGCCCAAGCCCAACCCCCTGCTGCTCACAGGGTTCGGCTACCCAAGTTAAGGGTTCGGCCACCGGAGTTAAGCGTGTTTGACCTCGACAAAGCCCGCAGGGAGACTCCTGGGGTGAACCATGTGGTTCACCTCAACAACGCCGGGGCGGCGCTGATGCCCCAAGCTGTGTTGGATGCAGTCAAGGCCCACCTGGAATTGGAAGCGCACACCGGCGGTTACGAGGCGGCCCGTGCGCGGGAGGGGGAGTTGAGCGCAGTGTATACCTCGCTGGCGCGGCTGCTGGGCTGCCATCCCGATGAAGTGGCGGTGGTGGAAAACGCCACCCGGGCTTGGGACATGGCCTTTTACAGCATCCCCTTCCGGGCGGGAGACGTGATCCTCACCAGCCAGGCCGAGTACGCCAGCAACTACATCGCCTACCTCCAGGTATCCCGGCGCACCGGGGCGGTGGTCGAGGTCATCCCTGACGATGAGCACGGTCAGGTAGACGTCGAGGCCCTTTCAAGGATGCTCAAGAAGCGGGTCAAGCTGGTCTCGATCACCCACATCCCGACCAACGGGGGGCTGGTCAATCCCGCAGCCGAGATCGGAAGGCTCACCCGAGCGCACGGGGTGCTGTACCTGCTGGATGCCTGCCAGTCGGTGGGGCAGATGCCCGTAGACGTACAAGAAATCGGCTGTGACCTGCTTTCAGCGACCAGCCGCAAGTACCTGCGGGGCCCGCGTGGGGTGGGCTTCCTCTATGCTCGCAGGGAGGTGTTGCAGCGGCTCGAGCCACCCTTCCTCGACCTCCATGCCGCGACCTGGGTAGCACCCGACCGCTACGAGATCGAGCCCGGCGCCAGGCGCTTCGAGAACTGGGAGTGCAACGTCGCGGGCAAGCTGGGCCTTGGAGCCGCGGTCGATTACGCGCTGGCCTGGGGGCTGGAGAACACGTGGCCCAGGGTGCGGGCCCTGGCCGAGCAAGTGCGCAGGGGCCTGGGCGAGGTTCCCGGGTGCGAGGTGCTCGACCTGGGTCGCGAACGGTGTGGCATCATCTCGTTCACCCTCGAGGGCTACGCCCCCGACCAGATACGCGACTGCCTGCGGCGGCAAGGCATCAACGTCAATGTCTCCCGCGCCCCTTCCACATTCTTGGACATGACCCGGCGGGGCATCAAGGAATTGGTGCGGGCGAGTGTCCATTACTACAACAGCGAGACCGAACTTGAGCGGTTTCTGGTCGCGCTCGGGCGACTCGAGCAGGAAGTGCGGGCTTAGGCGGGCTTAAGGAGGTAGGCATGCGGAGCAATTTCCCGAACAGCGGTTGGCTCACGGTCGCGGTGCTTGGGCTGTTGGCGGTAGGGGGTATCGGCCTGTGGCAAAGAGGTGGTGCCCAAGCCGGCGATCTGCTGTCGCGGGTCAGGGCCGCCGGGGTGCTGCGGGTGGCCAACACCCAGGCCAGCCCGCCCTGGAGCATGATCGACGACAAAAAGCAGCTCGTGGGCTTTGACGTTGACGTGGCTTATGAATTGGCCAAGCGCCTGGGCATTCCCAAGGTGGAATTCGTCGCCGGGCGTTTCGCCGACTTCATCGCGGGCATCGAAGCGAACAAGTACGACATCGTAATCTCAGGACAGACCGTCACCGAAGAACGCAAGAAGGTGGTGGATTTCTCCATCCCCTATCAGGCCATCAGCGTGTCGGTGTTCACCCGTCCGAGCCGGGTGGGCCAGTTCAAGAGCTTGGAGGACCTGAGCGGTAAGCGGGTGGCGGTGACTTCGGGCTCAACCCAGGAGAAGTTCGTCCGCGAGAAGGTCCCCGGGGCCATCCCTAAGACCTACGAAAACGGCACCCTGGCGCTCATGGACGTGGCCTTCGGCCGTGCCGACGCGGGGCTTTTCAACCGCTTCGTGGGCGCTTATCTCGCCCAGAAAAACGGGCTGCTGGTGGCCCCCGCCTTCGACCTGGGGGTGGAGCTCAACGCCATGAGCTTCCGCAAGGGTGAGGCCGCGTTCAAGGCGGCGGTGGATAAGGCGCTGGCCGACATGATTGCCGACGGCACGCTCACCGCCATCTCCAAGAAGTGGCTCGGCGGGCAAGACATGGCGGCGGCGCTGGCGAAGTATGCCAAATAAGCAGCAGGGGAGGCTGGTAGATGCTCGAGCTACTCCAACAGGCCGCACCCTTCTTGCTCCAAGCTCTGTGGACAACCATCTGGCTGGGTGTGGTTTCGTTCGTCCTCAGCCTGGCGGTGGGGCTGGTGGTGGCGGTGGCTCGGATGTACGGCCCCTGGCCGCTGCGGGCCCCAGCCGTCGCGTTCGTTTCACTCGTCCGTGGCACCCCTTTACTCACCCAAATCCTGCTGGTCTATTACGGCCTGCCACAACTGGGATTCACCATTGAAGCCATCCCGGCGGTCGTTTTGACCTTGGCCCTGCACGCCGGAGCCTACACCAGTGAGGACATGCGCGGCGGCATCCAGTCGGTGGACAAGGGGCAGTGGGAGGCAGGCTATTCCAGTGGCATGACCTTCGCCCAGGTGATGCGGCGGATCATCCTGCCGCAGGCGATACGTGTGATCACGCCCTCGCTGGGCAACCGCTTCATCACCATGATGAAGGACACCTCGCTGGCCTCGGTGGTAACGGTGGTGGAGCTGACGCGGGTGGCCGAGCAGATCGGTTCGGCTACTTTCCGCTACATGCAGATGTTCGTGATCGTGGCCCTCATCTACTGGGTCGTCAACTCGCTCTTGTCGCTGGGCCAGGCCAAACTCGAGGAGCGGATGCGGAGGGCCTACCAATGAACCACCAGGAAATGCACGTGCACGGAGTGCCGCACGCTCACGGTGGGGTCTGCCAGATTCGTGCCGAAAACATCCACAAGCGCTTCGGTTCGCTCGAGGTGCTCAAGGGGGTCTCGCTTACGGTCCACAAGGGCGAGGTGGTGGTGATCATGGGGCCTTCGGGTTCAGGAAAGACCACCTTCATCCGCTGTCTGAACTTCCTTGAGGAGCCCGATCAAGGCCGGGTGGTCGTTTGTAACGTGGAGGTGGACTGTGGGGTGAGGGCTGCTAGCCGTGAGCGCAGCGGCAAGATCCGCCAACTGCGCACCCGGGCGGCGATGGTCTTCCAATCCTTCAACCTCTTCCCCCACATGACCGCGCTAGGCAACGTGATCGAAGGACCGATCCAGGTGCTGGGTATGAAGCGCGAGGAAGCCGTAAAGTTGGGCGAACAGCTCTTGGCCAAGGTGGGGCTGGCTGAAAAACGTGACGAGTACCCGTCGAGGCTTTCTGGGGGACAAAAGCAAAGGGTGGCCATCGCCCGCGCCCTGGCCATGAACCCCGAGGTGGTGTTGTTCGACGAGCCCACCAGTGCCCTGGACCCGGAGTTGCACGAGGAGGTCCTGCAAACGATGCGGCAGCTCGCCAGGGACGGGATGACCATGATCGTCGTCACCCACGAGGTCAAGTTCGCCCACGACGTGGCCGATCGGGTAGTGTTCATGGCGGACGGGACGGTGGTCGAGGAGGGGGTGCCCCAGGAAATCCTGGTCAATCCCAAGCACCCGCGCACGCGAGCCTTCCTCCGTTTGGTCGAGCACTGAGCGGAGGCGGTATGGCTCGGCCGGTTGGTGGTCGATGGCGGTCGAGAATCGCCGCCTTCCGTTCGCAAGCCTCCTGGGCAGTGCCTCGTGGGTTCGGGGCCGGGGAAACGGCTGCGGCTCTCGAGCATGGTCCCAGAGGCGCACTGTGCGTAGCGTACCGTCATGGTGTCCTGTCCCTCGCCCCCCGTTTTGCTAGCGGTTGACGGCTTTTTCGGCTTCTCCCTCCTACCTTCCGCGTCAGGCCCATCAGGTACATTTGGTACATTTATGCCCTGGCTTTTGCCCAAGCCCATCCCTGAAAGCTCCGACCGGCTCCTCCAGCGCTGGCTGGGCGGGCTGGCCGAGCGGCTGTCGGACCCCTCCACCGACCGCTACGCCCTGGTGCGGGACGAGCTCGCGCGCATCCTGCACGCGCGGCCCTACGACGAGCTGGCCGAGGCGGCGCCCATGGCGGCCTTCGCCCTCGACGCGCGCAACGCCACCTTCGAGGCCGAGCACTACGTCGCCACCGACCCCGAGAGGTTCGACCGGGTCAAGCCGCTGCTGTGGCTGTGGAAGGCCCTCGACCTCACGCCGCTGGGGCAGTCGGTGCACTCGGGCGTGGCCATCCGCCGGGCGCTGGCCCCCTTCATCTTCAGGCGCGTGGGGCGCAACCCCAAGTTCTTCCAGAACGTGGAGTTCAGCGTGGGGTACAACCTCGAGCTCGGCGACGACGTGGTGGTGCACCGCTACGCCCTCCTCGACGACATCGGCGGGCTGGTGATCGGCGACCGCTCGTCCGTCTCCGACTACGTCAACCTCTACAGCCACACCCACCACGTGCTGGCCTCGCCCGACGTGACCCTCAGGCAGACCCTCATCGGCTCGGGGGTGCGCATCACCTACCACGCCACCGTGCTGGCCGGGGTGTGCGTCGGCGACGACGCGCTCATCGGCACCGGGGCCGTGGTCACCAAGGACGTCCCGCCCCACGCCGTCGCGCTGGGCGTCCCGGCCAGGCCGGTGCGCTACAAGGTGCGCCACGACTGCCCCTACTGCCGCCGCGGCGAGCCCCACCCCTCGCAGTGCCAGGACCGCCTCCCCGACCGCAAGCCCAACCCCGACTACCCCGACTTCCTCAAGCCCGGCTTCGGGACGCGGGAGGCGTGAGAGCCGCCCGCGGGGGCGGCCAGCCCTCAGCCCTCAGCCGTCAGCGGGAGGCTAATCGCTAGTGGCCTGTGGGGAACCTCTCCTGGTGGACGGTGGCGAACTGACTGGGTCTGGTACTCCTCACGAGAGGAGTGGGGGTCCGGGGGCTTCCCAGCGGGCCCCCGGCTGCCGCATGCCGGCATAGTTTGACCCTCGGCACTTCAGGGACAATCTTCCCTTATCCCACCCCATCTGGGGTGGGATACTCGAGGCTATAGGGTGCGCCCTGGCCCTGGGACCACCGAGCCAACCGGCAAACCCGAGGAGGGTGTTTGACGTGCAAGGCAGAGCCAACATCCGAACCGTTGCCTGGGTTGTCACCCTGCTTCTGGGCGTAATTCTCTACCTGCTGTACCCGGCGTTGCTGCCCTACCTGCTGGCGGGCGCCATGGTGCTGATGCACCTGGGGGGTCACGGAGGGCACGGCCACGGCACGTGTCAGCCCGACACGGACCCCGACCGAACGGATCAGCCGAAAGAGCGCAGGCCTCACCAACACTGAAGACGAGCCCGGCGCCGGCGGGCGCCGGCGGAGCCCGACATGAACACGTTCAACCGCAACCTCGACCACCTTCCCTTAGGCGTGCGCAGCCGACTTGAAACCCTGTTGAGCCGGACGGGGGGCCGCCTTGCCGTGTTGCCCATCGACCAGGGTCTGGAGCACGGCCCTATCGACTTCCTCGACTCCCCCGAGGCCGCCGACCCCGAGCACCAGTTCCGCCTGGCGGCCGAGGCCGGCTTTTCCGGCATCGCCGCGCACCTGGGCTTGGCCGAGAAGTACCTGCCCGATCATGCCGGCCAGGTTCCGTTAATCCTCAAGCTCAACGGCAAGACCGGCATTCCTCCGGACGAGGAGGCCTTCAGCCCCCTCACCGCCGGCGTGGAGGACGCCCTCCGGCTGAACGCACAGGCGGTCGGTTATACCCTCTACGTCGGCTCACCCGCCCAGGACCGCGACATCGCTCAATTTCAGCGGGTACGGGCGGAGGCCGGGCGCTACGGCCTTCCCGTCATCGTCTGGGCCTACCCGCGGGGCCGCTGGGTTGACCAGAAGGGGGGTAAGGATTCGCCCTACGCCGTCGAATACGCCGTGCGGGTCGCCCTTGAGCTCGGGGCGGACGTGGTCAAGGTCAACATCCCGCGCTACGACCCCGCCCGTAAGGAGCAATACCCCGGTGAATACAAGAACCTGGAGCTTTCGCCTCACCAGGCCCTGCGGCGGGTGGTGGATCTGGCGGGGCGAGCGCTGGTGATCGTCTCGGGCGGGGCACGCCTGTCAGAGGACGCCGCCGTTGCCCAGGCCCGGCTCGCCCTCGAGGCCGGGGCGGCGGGGTTGATCTTCGGGCGCAACATCTGGCAGCGCCCCTTCCCCCGGGCCCTGGAGCTTTCCCGGCGGCTGCTGGATCTGGTCAGAGGCCGGAACTGAGGTGGGAGATGTACCTGTGGCACCTCACCCCCGACGCCCCCCGTACCCCTGTGAGGGTAAGCCCCGGTGAGGCGGTACGCCTGGTGATCGGAAGCTG
Coding sequences within:
- a CDS encoding PIG-L deacetylase family protein, which produces MPKSILMLATYGLEIVEVGGTLALHAQGGDAVHAAVVLSRPQTRPQIEQAAKILGVRSVRFLEFQVGETQLDTPSKIKLVRLIRETRPDILITQDPEHSYADLDPDRRLLMLLYLEAASLAGRDWRIEECGGFERHLIRDLYYMSPHNPNCVVEIGSTFALKQQALGVLEGQMAFTAQVLRSRLNPESLETIVPGYAHLSDLELGRSLHREMDKSSALYHGLLSHAGATMAEAFRHQFPFRLERLL
- a CDS encoding ABC transporter permease — encoded protein: MVSSAVASARSRRWRELSKMLLASPVGVTGLGLLTLMLFLALFGPLIAPYDPTLPSGKPFEQPSSAHLLGTNDVGQDILSELIVGTRVSLLIGFSAAAGAILIGTLVGLVAGYSGGWLDGALMRLVDVMLVLPFIPLMIVVAAYLGPSTGNLIAAIMLVIWARPARVIRSGVLALRGATYVEGARALGASDFHILFRHILPGVLPIAVSQFILVASGSILIEASLSFLGLGDPVRKSWGSILYYAQIRGAFLNGSWPWWVVPPGVMITLAVLGFALTGRALEGYLFPRLRKG
- a CDS encoding ABC transporter permease, translated to MLNRLGQYLLVLLVAVTVNFFLPRAMPGSPLQFLAGDEVATLSPEQRQAILQRAGLDQPLLVQFLRYLGQLARGDLGYSYQENRPVRSILLERLPWTLLLTATALLLSSLFGVIVGALAAWRRGGMLDNTTLAGSIALDAVPTFWLGMMLVAIFAVQLQIFPVFGARTAWANYQGWSAVVDVTRHLVLPATTLTIASLSGTYLVMRYAMLAVLGEDYIRTARAKGMAERQVLYKHALRNAILPVFTVFMLNLGTLVGGAAVIETVFSYPGVGRLLFESATNRDYPLLQGAFFLVTLSVLLFNLLADLLYPLVDPRVRGSHG
- a CDS encoding ABC transporter substrate-binding protein encodes the protein MKRFNVLSLVLAVSFALLTGAALAGHTGQRIILAIPQDEGELTPYTYVTGYPGYNMLSLVFDTLMLNDLGDVPRPWLAESVTSTNGGRQWTIKLREGAVWHDGKPLTSADVKFSYEYYKKYPLIGRFATAVRGISDIRTPDERTVVITLPRPEANFQQVTLADVPILPQHLWQNVTDPRAFKNATGSGPFKLVEHRPDQSYRLVENPSYFGGKPGADEVVLSIIKDATSTFQALQAGQISATSREVLPELIGQFSNNPRLKVVRGPGYASTLLQFNTTIPPFNEVRFRQAVAGLIDTKGLVETLLLGYGTPGNAGFVHPQSPFYSAATREYKRLSVAEAGKVLDSLGYRAGAGGVRVGKDGKRLEFTLLVQSNNPLRIRAAELIAQQVRPAGIVFNVRSLDPTTVQQAVWPDFDVAKGRNFELAMWGWSAPVTSQLNLRGLFNSNPAAGTLNIGGYKNPTVDSLTERMVTTVDFDQRKQLATQVQTIIARDLPFITLWYADGVYAYRPEAYDGWKFQKGQGIINKRSFLQGQ
- a CDS encoding helix-turn-helix transcriptional regulator, yielding MERHGVSYPPPQQDFERVLRTFQALAETARLRIALGMIEGEQSVGCLVERLDLPQSTVSRHLAALRAAEVATARREGTKVFYRLKSHIADLLTQAFAHAEHQRLGLPEHGASR
- a CDS encoding MFS transporter is translated as MKVLLPFRSLRNPLFARLYAAQTTSLLGDAFTWVGLALLAFEVGGARSAAILAGALTLRVTAFVALSPLAGALADRMDRKTLMVAADLGRMVVIGLMPLVSEVWQVYVLMFALNALTAFFTPAYQAALPQVTRQKDYAQAIALSGATYEVLGVLGPGVAGAIAGLIGARNIFFLDAGTFLISALLILTLPVRLRVDRSSDTAQATTLRDVQDGTLRLWQDAPMRYALLLELVAAVSGALILVGTVGLVRGQLELGDLEYGWGMAAFGVGATLAALAVGALEGRLPRTTFVLLGALVSTLAVLPANFVPFIPLLLLWILAGAGQNWVNLPTQTLIADRTPEAFQGRVYGAHFAWSHLWWALTYPLAGWLGSRFAEQSFLYGGFVAVVLLAGVMLQPRLRNRATPG